Proteins from a single region of Chrysemys picta bellii isolate R12L10 chromosome 9, ASM1138683v2, whole genome shotgun sequence:
- the LOC135973632 gene encoding uncharacterized protein LOC135973632, translated as MQSSPAEMTMQSQNRKRASAWTDREVLDLIAVWGDESVLSELRSKKRNAKIYEKISKAMMERGYSWDATQCCMKIKELRQGYQKTKVSNGRSGSQPQTCRFYKALHSILGAAATTTPPLSVDSDDGVLSMATSLEMFTDGEDEEGDEEDEAVNSTFNADFPDSQDLFITLTEIPYQPSQGGNPDRESGEGSVAASVSRATPASSSQRLAQIRR; from the exons atgcagagctctccagcagagatgaccatgcaatcgcagaatagaaagagggcctcAGCATGGaccgatcgggaagtcttggatctgatcgctgtgtggggcgatgagtccgtgctttcggagctgcgatcgaaaaaacggaatgcaaagatctacgagaagatctcaaaagccatgatggagagaggatacagctgggatgcaacgcagtgctgcatgaaaatcaaggagctgagacaagggtaccagaagaccaaagtgtcaaacggacgctccggatcccagccccagacatgccgtttctacaaggcactgcattccattctaggtgcggccgccaccactaccccaccactgtccgtggactctgacgatggggtattgtcaatGGCCACTTCCTTGGAGATGTTcacggacggggaagatgaggaaggagatgaggaggatgaggcagtcaacagcactttcaacgctgatttccccgacagccaggatctcttcatcaccctcacggagatcccctaccaaccctcccaaggcggtaacccagaccgtgaatcaggggaaggatcagtag ctgcaagtgtctcccgagctaccccggcatcctcctcccagaggctggcacagatcaggcgatga